In Nicotiana tabacum cultivar K326 chromosome 17, ASM71507v2, whole genome shotgun sequence, one DNA window encodes the following:
- the LOC107783514 gene encoding hyperosmolality-gated Ca2+ permeable channel 1.2: MATLGDIGLSAAINIISALIFLVAFAILRLQPFNDRVYFPKWYLKGLRHSPTHSGAFVTKFVNVDWRAYIRFLNWIPDALKMPEPELIDHAGLDSAVYLRIYLLGLKIFVPITLLAWAILVPVNWTNSTLAKSNFTYSNIDKLSISNVPLGSLRFWTHIVMAYAFTFWTCYVLQAEYAKVAAMRLQFVASEKRRPDQYTVLVRNVPPDADESVSECVEHFFLVNHQDHYLMHQGVYDANKLAKLVKEKKSKQNWLDYYQLKYSRDQSKRPMMKTGFLGCFGEKVDAIDHQTAEIERLSEEIAEERQRVRKDPKSIMPAAFVSFKTRWGAAVCAQTQQSRNPTMWLTEWAPEPRDVFWNNLAIPYVSLTIRKLIIAVVFFFLTFFFMIPIAFVQTLASIEGIRKRAPFLKVIIDVPFIKSFIQGFLPGIALKIFLIFLPTILMIMSKFEGWLSISALERKSASKYYIFTIVNVFLGNIIAGAAFEQLNSFLNQSANQIPKTIGVAVPMKASFFITFIMVDGWAGIAGEILRLKPLIFYHLKNFFLVKTEKDREEAMDPGSVGFNTGEPQIQLYFLLGLVYAVVTPFLLPFILVFFGLAYVVYRHQIINVYNQEYESAAAFWPDVHGRIVFALCFSQLSLLGLLSTKHAAQSAPFLIALPVLTISFHLFCKGRYEPAFTKYPIQEARMRDTLEQAREPNFNLKGYLQNAYVHPVFKGDDEDEDEDFLNKLENDSMIVPTKRQSRLNTPVPSKVSAGSSPSLPDAAIHEH, from the exons ATGGCGACGCTTGGAGACATAGGTCTTTCAGCAGCAATAAATATTATATCTGCATTGATCTTTCTTGTGGCATTCGCAATTCTGCGGCTCCAACCATTCAATGACAGAGTTTATTTCCCCAAATGGTATCTTAAGGGGTTGAGGCACAGCCCAACCCACTCTGGGGCATTTGTCACGAAATTTGTTAATGTTGATTGGAGGGCGTATATAAGGTTCCTGAACTGGATACCAGATGCACTGAAAATGCCTGAACCTGAGCTTATTGACCATGCGGGGTTGGACTCTGCTGTTTATTTGCGGATATACTTGCTAGG GCTGAAGATCTTTGTTCCTATAACATTGCTTGCATGGGCTATCCTGGTACCTGTGAATTGGACAAATAGCACTCTGGCAAAGTCCAACTTTACTTACAGTAACATTGATAAGCTTTCTATTTCAAACGTTCCACTTGGATCACTCAG GTTTTGGACTCATATTGTTATGGCCTATGCCTTCACATTCTGGACCTGCTATGTCTTACAAGCTGAGTATGCAAAAGTTGCAGCCATGAGGTTGCAGTTTGTCGCCTCTGAAAAACGTCGCCCTGATCAGTATACG GTCCTTGTTAGGAATGTTCCGCCTGATGCCGATGAATCAGTTAGTGAATGTGTGGAGCACTTTTTCCTGGTTAACCATCAAGATCATTATCTCATGCATCAG GGTGTTTATGATGCCAATAAACTAGCAAAACTGGTGAAGGAGAAGAAGAGTAAGCAAAATTGGCTCGACTATTACCAGCTTAAGTACTCTAGAGATCAGTCAAAACGGCCTATGATGAAG ACTGGTTTTCTTGGCTGCTTTGGAGAAAAAGTAGATGCAATTGACCATCAGACTGCTGAAATTGAAAGATTGTCAGAAGAG ATAGCTGAAGAGAGACAACGGGTGAGAAAGGACCCAAAATCTATCATGCCTGCAGCATTTGTCTCCTTCAAAACGCGGTGGGGTGCCGCTGTTTGTGCACAAACACAGCAATCCAGAAATCCAACCATGTGGTTAACAGAATGGGCTCCAGAGCCACGTGATGTATTTTGGAACAACCTGGCGATTCCCTATGTTTCTTTGACAATTAGGAAGCTCATAATTGCTGTTGTCTTCTTTTTTCTGACATTCTTCTTCATGATCCCAATTGCATTTGTCCAAACCCTTGCCAGCATTGAGGGGATTAGGAAGAGAGCACCATTCCTAAAAGTTATCATTGACGT ACCTTTCATCAAGTCATTCATCCAAGGATTTCTACCTGGGATTGCTTTGAAGATCTTTCTCATATTTCTGCCGACTATATTGATGATTATGTCCAAATTTGAGGGCTGGCTAAGCATATCAGCTCTAGAGAGGAAGTCTGCATCTAAATACTACATCTTCACTATTGTGAATGTGTTCCTCGGGAACATAATTGCAGGAGCTGCATTTGAACAACTAAATTCCTTTCTCAATCAGTCAGCAAACCA AATCCCTAAAACAATTGGTGTCGCAGTCCCTATGAAAGCATCTTTCTTCATAACCTTCATAATGGTTGACGGGTGGGCTGGTATTGCTGGAGAGATCCTAAGGCTGAAGCCACTTATATTTTACCACTTGAAGAACTTTTTCTTGGTAAAAACAGAAAAAGATAGAGAAGAGGCAATGGATCCTGGAAGTGTTGGTTTCAACACAGGAGAGCCGCAGATACAATTATATTTCTTATTGGGCCTTGTCTATGCTGTGGTCACACCATTTCTGCTTCCCTTCATTTTGGTCTTCTTTGGCCTGGCATATGTAGTATATCGTCATCAG ATTATAAATGTATACAATCAGGAGTATGAAAGCGCAGCAGCATTCTGGCCAGATGTTCATGGACGTATAGTTTTTGCTCTGTGCTTCTCTCAATTATCTCTACTGGGCTTGCTAAGTACAAAACATGCTGCTCAGTCAGCACCTTTCCTGATTGCCCTTCCAGTACTGACCATCTCATTTCACTTATTCTGCAAAGGACGTTATGAGCCAGCTTTCACCAAATATCCAATACAG GAAGCAAGGATGAGAGATACTTTGGAACAAGCAAGGGAACCGAACTTTAATCTGAAAGGCTACCTTCAAAATGCTTATGTGCATCCTGTTTTCAAAGGTGACGATGAGGACGAAGACGAGGACTTCCTCAACAAACTGGAGAATGATAGCATGATTGTCCCCACGAAACGCCAATCAAGATTAAATACACCAGTGCCCAGCAAAGTCAGCGCTGGCTCGTCTCCATCACTTCCTGATGCAGCTATTCATGAGCATTAA
- the LOC142172020 gene encoding uncharacterized protein LOC142172020, giving the protein MVFANPRKWLKWLPLAEWWYNTNYHSSLQTTPFQALYGFPPTQVPMGSLPHSTHTIVGANLAQRQHMLLNLKENLVQAQARMKFYADKNRFERVLEVGDWVYLKLQPYRQSSIAVRRNLKLSARFYGPYIELPATS; this is encoded by the coding sequence ATGGTCTTTGCTAATCCTAGGAAGTGGCTGAAATGGTTGCCTTTGGCAGAATGGTGGTACAACACCAATTATCACAGCTCACTACAGACTACCCCTTTTCAAGCACTCTATGGGTTTCCACCTACCCAAGTTCCTATGGGTTCATTGCCTCATTCGACTCACACTATAGTTGGAGCTAATTTAGCTCAAAGGCAACATATGCTACTCAACCTCAAAGAAAACCTGGTGCAAGCTCAGGCTCGAATGAAGTTTTATGCTGACAAGAACAGGTTTGAGAGGGTCTTAGAAGTAGGAGATTGGGTTTATCTCAAGCTTCAACCCTATAGACAGTCATCTATTGCAGTCCGACGAAATTTAAAGCTCAGTGCGAGATTCTATGGTCCTTACATAGAGCTGCCGGCGACTTCTTAG